One Nitrospira sp. DNA window includes the following coding sequences:
- a CDS encoding polysaccharide export protein: MGPEDVLEITVWKNADLSKQVQVRPDGRISLPLIGDVSAVGRTAAQLTEEISARLKSYMENPTVSILVREVNSYQIYVLGEVNAPGKYPLKSKTTLLQAITIAHGFTQVAARNKIVVFRFGKDGEGLNKIKASYDDIVLRDGSDQNIELKPGDQIVVPSETMVVLPSR, encoded by the coding sequence ATGGGTCCCGAAGATGTCCTAGAAATTACGGTATGGAAAAACGCAGACCTTTCCAAGCAAGTTCAGGTTCGGCCTGATGGAAGAATCTCTTTGCCGCTGATTGGTGATGTGTCGGCAGTCGGACGGACTGCGGCGCAGTTGACTGAAGAAATTTCGGCGCGGCTGAAATCCTATATGGAAAATCCAACAGTTTCGATCCTGGTTCGTGAGGTGAACAGTTATCAAATTTATGTTCTTGGCGAGGTAAATGCACCCGGTAAATATCCACTCAAGAGCAAAACCACTTTACTGCAGGCAATTACGATTGCGCATGGCTTTACACAAGTGGCTGCGCGCAATAAGATCGTAGTCTTTCGATTTGGAAAAGATGGTGAAGGGTTAAATAAGATTAAGGCAAGTTATGACGATATTGTCCTAAGAGATGGCTCTGATCAAAACATAGAATTGAAACCGGGAGATCAAATTGTCGTGCCGTCTGAAACCATGGTGGTATTGCCTTCGAGGTAA
- a CDS encoding Mg/Co/Ni transporter MgtE, CBS domain-containing — MRLVSIQRLLRRGAITNLAKMLARMHPADIANVIDHLSSLKEKREIFELVRGEVKRGQVLSELDGDSITLVLSDLLPSDAAWLLKDLGSDDIAHILSVIPTDRAKEILALMRTEDSTEIADLLKYPKGTAGGIMTTEFFALSEDATAQEAIRRLQQATDAEMVFYIYVTDKEDRLVGVLSLRQLLTVPPATPLKNIMTRDLISVAVDMDQEEVSRQVASYNLLAIPVVEKDGKLVGIITVDDVVDVIREEATEDMLKMAGAIEEEATSKSSSFTAARVRLPWLFTNLVGSLLSGMLLWIFRYTIQEVVAIVSFIPVIAAMGGNVGLQSSTLIIRGLATGHVELTDVWKIFFREAKIAFLMGIACSLMLTVVGWLWHQVFLGMVVGVSLITAFLVSTSMATVMPIVLKRMGVDPAVAAGPFVTTANDITGIAIYLTLATLFLEQIR; from the coding sequence ATGCGCCTGGTCTCCATCCAGCGGCTCCTGCGTCGCGGCGCCATCACCAATTTGGCCAAGATGCTGGCCCGCATGCATCCGGCGGATATCGCCAACGTCATCGACCACCTCTCCTCGTTGAAAGAAAAGCGCGAAATTTTCGAATTGGTGCGCGGGGAGGTCAAACGCGGGCAAGTGCTCAGCGAGTTGGACGGTGACAGCATTACGCTGGTGTTGTCGGACTTGTTGCCATCCGATGCCGCGTGGTTGTTGAAAGATCTCGGCTCCGACGACATCGCCCATATCTTGAGTGTGATTCCGACCGATCGCGCGAAGGAGATCCTTGCGTTGATGCGGACGGAGGATTCGACGGAAATCGCCGATTTGCTGAAGTACCCCAAGGGAACGGCCGGCGGTATCATGACCACCGAGTTTTTCGCGCTCTCCGAAGATGCCACGGCCCAGGAGGCCATCCGCCGCCTGCAGCAGGCGACGGACGCCGAAATGGTGTTCTACATCTATGTGACGGATAAGGAAGACCGGCTCGTGGGGGTCTTGTCGCTCCGCCAACTGTTGACGGTTCCCCCTGCCACCCCGCTCAAGAACATCATGACCCGTGATCTGATCAGCGTGGCCGTGGACATGGATCAGGAGGAAGTGTCGCGCCAGGTCGCGAGTTACAACCTGCTGGCCATTCCGGTGGTGGAGAAAGACGGGAAATTGGTGGGCATCATTACGGTCGACGACGTGGTGGACGTCATTCGGGAAGAAGCGACCGAGGACATGCTGAAAATGGCCGGAGCCATCGAGGAGGAGGCGACGTCCAAGTCGTCGAGTTTTACCGCCGCTCGCGTGCGGCTGCCCTGGTTGTTCACGAATCTGGTCGGAAGCCTGTTGTCCGGCATGCTCTTGTGGATTTTCCGGTACACGATTCAAGAAGTGGTGGCCATCGTCAGTTTCATTCCGGTCATCGCGGCGATGGGAGGCAATGTCGGCCTGCAGTCTTCTACACTCATCATTCGCGGGCTTGCCACCGGTCACGTGGAACTCACGGACGTCTGGAAAATTTTCTTCCGTGAAGCCAAGATCGCGTTCCTGATGGGTATTGCCTGTAGCTTGATGTTGACCGTGGTCGGCTGGTTGTGGCACCAGGTGTTTCTCGGCATGGTCGTGGGGGTGTCGCTCATTACGGCCTTCCTCGTTTCGACCAGCATGGCCACCGTGATGCCGATCGTGTTGAAACGAATGGGCGTGGATCCGGCCGTCGCGGCCGGTCCCTTTGTGACGACGGCCAACGACATCACGGGCATTGCCATTTACCTCACGCTGGCGACGTTGTTCCTCGAACAGATTCGATAG
- a CDS encoding DNA recombination and repair protein RecO, whose product MPLVKTAAIVLHSRKWGDADRIVTFYTMRFGKLRGVARGARRLKSRLGGMIEPFTLCHLDLFEKPGDSLYRISQVALDEPFAKFRSDLTLMAAAGRMVNLVSAVMAEGDAEPLVFEVLETGLRTLLESRDAAWTTLLFQIRLLAVTGFRPQTDQCAACGRLHRSPFPQFSPTAGGIVCERCASHQPFRCTTLSRGSVAFLQQALQMQPALMSRLHAVGQVRAEVESAIESYVTVVAGRRLPPVDFLTSGSPA is encoded by the coding sequence ATGCCGTTGGTGAAGACCGCTGCCATCGTGCTGCATAGCAGAAAGTGGGGTGACGCCGACCGTATCGTCACGTTCTATACGATGCGCTTCGGAAAGTTGCGCGGGGTAGCGCGTGGGGCGCGCCGGTTGAAGAGCCGTTTGGGCGGCATGATCGAACCCTTTACCCTCTGCCATCTGGACCTCTTCGAAAAGCCAGGCGACTCCCTCTATCGAATTTCGCAAGTTGCGCTGGATGAGCCCTTTGCCAAGTTTCGCAGCGATCTGACCTTGATGGCCGCAGCGGGACGCATGGTCAACCTTGTGAGCGCGGTGATGGCGGAGGGCGATGCCGAGCCGCTGGTGTTCGAGGTGTTGGAGACGGGGTTGCGAACGTTATTGGAGAGTCGTGATGCGGCCTGGACGACGTTGCTGTTTCAGATTCGCTTGCTGGCTGTCACCGGGTTTCGGCCTCAAACCGATCAATGCGCGGCTTGCGGCAGGCTCCATCGCAGCCCGTTCCCTCAGTTCTCACCGACCGCCGGAGGGATTGTGTGCGAACGTTGTGCAAGTCACCAGCCGTTTCGTTGCACGACGTTGTCGCGCGGAAGCGTCGCGTTTCTCCAGCAAGCCTTGCAGATGCAGCCGGCACTCATGAGTCGCTTGCATGCGGTCGGTCAAGTGCGGGCTGAAGTCGAATCGGCTATCGAAAGCTATGTCACGGTGGTGGCGGGTCGACGCCTCCCGCCGGTAGATTTTCTGACAAGCGGGAGCCCCGCGTAG
- a CDS encoding GTP-binding protein Era produces the protein MKFGSVAIIGRSNVGKSTLLNRLLNEKIAIVSDKPQTTRTRILGVAHMEGAQIVFLDTPGLHEPHHLLNRRMVRTTLETFDDADVLYVVVEATSQPGPGDLAVIEHVKQAVAKQARPVVLVINKVDLVNKARLLPLMEQYLRIFPWTEMVPLSAETGDNVDRLLAVTPSLLAEGEATYNEDVVTDQSMRTLAAELIREKILQQTYEEVPHSVAVEIEQFQETKKMTKIAAVVLVEKESQKGILIGKQGERLKIVGTAARQDMERLFGMKVFLQLWVKVRESWREDEQTLAELGY, from the coding sequence ATGAAGTTCGGCAGTGTCGCCATCATCGGCCGGTCGAATGTCGGGAAGTCGACGCTCTTGAATCGTCTGCTGAACGAAAAGATCGCAATCGTGTCCGACAAGCCGCAGACGACCAGGACGCGCATCTTGGGCGTGGCCCATATGGAGGGCGCTCAGATCGTCTTTCTCGACACGCCCGGGTTGCACGAACCGCATCATTTGTTGAACCGCCGGATGGTGCGGACGACGCTGGAAACCTTTGACGATGCGGATGTGCTGTACGTCGTCGTCGAGGCGACGTCTCAGCCCGGTCCCGGCGATCTGGCCGTGATCGAACATGTGAAACAGGCGGTCGCAAAGCAGGCCCGTCCGGTGGTCTTGGTGATCAACAAGGTCGATCTGGTGAACAAGGCGCGGCTCCTTCCCTTGATGGAGCAGTACCTGCGGATCTTCCCCTGGACGGAAATGGTCCCGCTGTCGGCGGAAACCGGCGACAATGTGGATCGGCTACTGGCGGTGACGCCGTCGCTGTTGGCGGAAGGGGAAGCGACGTACAATGAAGACGTCGTCACGGATCAGTCGATGCGGACCCTCGCGGCAGAACTGATCCGTGAGAAGATTCTGCAACAGACCTATGAAGAAGTGCCCCACTCGGTGGCGGTCGAGATCGAACAGTTTCAAGAAACGAAAAAAATGACCAAGATTGCCGCCGTCGTGCTGGTGGAAAAGGAATCACAAAAGGGCATCTTGATCGGCAAGCAGGGCGAGCGCCTCAAGATTGTGGGGACGGCGGCACGGCAGGATATGGAACGGCTGTTTGGGATGAAGGTGTTTTTGCAGTTGTGGGTGAAGGTGCGTGAATCGTGGCGAGAGGACGAACAGACCCTCGCGGAGCTGGGTTATTAA
- a CDS encoding Enolase — protein sequence MSGIANVKARQIIDSRGNPTVEVEVLLESGAHGRAAVPSGASTGEKEAIELRDGDKKRWMGKGVSKAVSNVSKTIAPKLLGMEALDQAAVDQAMIALDGTKTKGKLGANAILGVSLAVAKAAANETGQPLYRYLGGTNARVLPVPLMNIINGGAHADNRLDLQEFMIMPVGAPRFSEALRMATEVFHTLKALLKKKGLNTAVGDEGGFAPDLQSNEEALTLIMEAIEAAGYRPGRDIALALDCAASELYEKGRYVLEAEKNPERSSEEMVAYYGKLLDRYPILSIEDGLSELDWKGWKILTEKLGKRVQLVGDDIFVTNVEIFAKGIAEGIGNSILIKLNQIGTLTETLDAIELAKRSGYTAIISHRSGETEDTTIADVAVATNSGLIKTGSLSRTDRVAKYNQLLRIEDELGAAALYRGPAAVPSRM from the coding sequence ATGAGTGGAATCGCAAACGTGAAGGCCAGGCAGATCATTGATTCACGAGGCAATCCGACGGTGGAAGTGGAGGTGCTGCTGGAAAGCGGTGCGCATGGGCGTGCGGCGGTGCCGTCCGGAGCGTCGACCGGCGAGAAGGAAGCGATCGAGCTGCGCGACGGCGACAAGAAGCGCTGGATGGGCAAGGGTGTGTCGAAGGCGGTATCGAATGTGAGCAAGACGATCGCGCCGAAATTGCTCGGGATGGAGGCGTTGGATCAGGCTGCCGTCGACCAGGCGATGATTGCGCTGGATGGAACCAAGACCAAAGGCAAGCTGGGCGCCAATGCCATTCTCGGAGTCTCGCTGGCGGTGGCCAAGGCTGCGGCAAATGAAACAGGGCAGCCGTTGTATCGCTACCTCGGAGGGACGAATGCGCGGGTGTTGCCGGTGCCGCTCATGAACATCATCAACGGTGGGGCCCATGCGGATAACCGGCTCGACCTGCAAGAATTCATGATCATGCCGGTGGGGGCACCCCGGTTCAGCGAAGCGTTGCGTATGGCGACGGAGGTGTTTCATACGCTGAAGGCGCTCTTGAAGAAAAAGGGATTGAACACGGCGGTCGGCGACGAAGGGGGCTTTGCGCCTGACCTGCAATCGAATGAGGAAGCGCTGACCTTGATCATGGAGGCGATCGAAGCCGCCGGTTATCGTCCCGGCCGAGATATCGCTTTGGCCCTGGATTGCGCGGCGAGCGAGCTCTACGAGAAGGGACGCTATGTGCTGGAGGCGGAGAAGAATCCGGAGCGCTCCTCGGAAGAAATGGTGGCGTACTACGGCAAGCTGTTGGATCGCTATCCGATTCTGTCCATCGAGGATGGCTTGAGCGAGCTGGATTGGAAGGGCTGGAAGATTCTGACGGAAAAGCTCGGCAAGCGCGTGCAACTGGTGGGCGACGATATTTTTGTCACCAACGTCGAGATCTTCGCCAAGGGGATTGCCGAGGGCATTGGGAATTCGATCCTGATCAAGCTCAATCAGATCGGGACCTTGACGGAGACGCTGGACGCGATCGAACTCGCCAAGCGCTCGGGCTATACGGCCATCATTTCTCATCGCTCCGGCGAAACGGAGGACACGACGATTGCGGACGTGGCGGTGGCGACGAACAGCGGGTTGATCAAGACCGGATCGTTGTCCCGAACGGATCGCGTCGCCAAGTACAATCAACTCCTTCGCATCGAAGACGAACTGGGCGCGGCGGCCCTCTATCGTGGCCCTGCGGCTGTTCCGTCGAGGATGTAA
- a CDS encoding aspartyl-tRNA(Asn)/glutamyl-tRNA(Gln) amidotransferase subunit B produces the protein MAYEVVIGVEVHAQLRTQSKLFCPCGTTFGRTANSQTCPVCLGLPGSLPVINEKAVEMAVRAGLALNSTIRAQNRFARKNYFYPDLPKGYQISQYEAPICENGWIDIAAGGNRKHVRIRRAHLEEDAGKNLHGAGSGMSLVDLNRAGTPLLEIVTEPDLSSSEEVVAYLKALRELLMYLDVCDGNMEEGSFRCEPNLSLRPVGQAAFGTKVELKNINSFKFVKDAVDYEVKRQTKVLNEGGTIHQETRLWNLDRGETAVMRSKEEAHDYRYFPDPDLVPLDISAEWIEQLRQGLPELASAKQERFVSQYELPEYDAGILTSSKTLSLYFEACVKLYPHPKTVSNWVMGELLRELNHAGIEADASPVTPERLVELLTLVDRGMISLKVAREIFPEVYTSGKAPAKIVQEKGLTQVSDEGALTTIIDEVLKKNPAQVAQLKEGKQQVLGFLVGQVMKASGGKANPGKVNELLKKELLG, from the coding sequence GTGGCGTACGAAGTCGTCATCGGCGTGGAGGTCCATGCGCAACTGCGCACGCAGTCGAAACTGTTTTGCCCCTGCGGGACGACGTTCGGCCGCACGGCGAACTCGCAGACCTGTCCGGTCTGTCTGGGCCTGCCGGGGTCGCTGCCGGTGATCAATGAGAAAGCGGTGGAGATGGCGGTCCGCGCGGGCCTGGCGCTGAACAGCACGATTCGCGCGCAGAATCGGTTCGCCCGCAAGAACTATTTTTACCCCGACCTGCCGAAGGGCTATCAGATTTCGCAATACGAAGCCCCGATTTGTGAGAACGGGTGGATCGACATCGCCGCCGGCGGGAATCGCAAGCATGTGCGCATCAGGCGGGCCCATTTGGAAGAGGATGCGGGGAAAAACCTGCATGGGGCCGGCAGCGGCATGAGCCTGGTGGATCTCAATCGCGCCGGTACACCCCTGCTTGAAATTGTGACCGAACCGGACTTGAGTTCGTCGGAAGAGGTCGTCGCCTATCTCAAGGCCCTGCGCGAGCTCTTGATGTACCTGGATGTCTGTGACGGCAACATGGAGGAGGGGAGTTTCCGCTGCGAGCCGAACCTGTCGCTGCGTCCGGTGGGCCAGGCCGCGTTCGGGACCAAGGTCGAGCTGAAGAACATCAACTCGTTCAAGTTCGTCAAGGACGCCGTGGACTATGAAGTGAAGCGGCAAACCAAGGTGTTGAACGAAGGCGGGACGATCCATCAAGAAACCAGGCTCTGGAACCTGGATCGTGGTGAGACGGCGGTGATGCGGAGCAAGGAAGAGGCGCACGACTATCGGTATTTCCCGGACCCTGATTTGGTGCCGTTGGACATTTCGGCCGAATGGATCGAACAACTCCGTCAGGGGTTGCCGGAACTGGCCTCTGCAAAGCAGGAACGGTTTGTCTCGCAATATGAGCTGCCCGAGTACGACGCGGGGATTCTGACCTCCAGCAAAACCTTGTCGCTGTACTTTGAGGCCTGTGTGAAGCTGTACCCTCATCCCAAGACGGTGAGCAATTGGGTGATGGGGGAATTGCTGCGTGAGTTGAATCATGCGGGGATCGAAGCCGATGCGTCCCCCGTCACCCCGGAGCGGCTGGTCGAATTGCTGACCCTCGTTGATCGAGGCATGATCAGCCTCAAGGTGGCTCGGGAGATCTTCCCGGAGGTCTATACGTCGGGAAAGGCGCCGGCCAAAATTGTTCAAGAAAAGGGGCTCACGCAGGTGTCCGACGAAGGGGCGCTGACGACTATTATTGATGAAGTCTTGAAGAAGAATCCCGCTCAAGTGGCGCAATTGAAGGAAGGCAAGCAGCAGGTCCTCGGTTTCCTGGTCGGACAGGTGATGAAGGCTTCGGGCGGCAAGGCGAACCCGGGGAAGGTGAATGAGCTGTTGAAGAAGGAATTGCTCGGATGA
- a CDS encoding polysaccharide biosynthesis/export protein: MVVNVWRNQELSREVIIRPDGKISMPLIGDVQAAGMTANVLAKRIADGLAEFMSNPTVSVQVKEVNSYYVYVLGEVSKPGKVPLKSYATVLQGISLAGGFTTFASRNKIHVLRVVPNGQGQPKQIQIPVPYEDIIQGKNSEGNFFLKAGDVIVVP; encoded by the coding sequence GTGGTTGTAAATGTGTGGCGAAATCAAGAGTTATCGCGGGAAGTGATCATTCGCCCTGATGGGAAAATTTCAATGCCGTTGATTGGTGATGTGCAGGCAGCAGGAATGACGGCTAATGTCCTGGCTAAGAGAATTGCAGACGGGTTGGCAGAATTTATGTCAAACCCAACCGTGTCGGTGCAAGTCAAAGAGGTGAATAGTTACTATGTCTATGTATTGGGGGAAGTTTCAAAGCCAGGGAAGGTACCGCTAAAGTCCTACGCGACCGTTTTGCAAGGTATTTCATTAGCCGGGGGTTTTACGACATTTGCTTCTCGAAACAAGATTCATGTGCTGCGGGTCGTCCCGAATGGTCAAGGTCAACCAAAGCAGATTCAGATTCCCGTTCCCTATGAAGATATCATTCAAGGCAAAAACTCGGAGGGAAATTTCTTCCTCAAGGCTGGTGATGTCATTGTTGTGCCGTGA
- a CDS encoding aspartyl-tRNA(Asn)/glutamyl-tRNA(Gln) amidotransferase subunit A, which yields MSLMSIHKLTLAELQRKFTAGDVTAAEIVRAYFLRVTQVEPKVKAYLTQCREAAVAQAERLDQALKGWRKTTPMMAMPLAVKDNICTEGVRTTCASRMLETFVPPYDATVVAKLRAQSYLLVGKTNLDEFAMGSSTENSAFGASCNPWNVRAVPGGSSGGSAAAVAADECVAALGSDTGGSIRQPAAFCGVVGLKPTYGRVSRYGLVAFASSLDQIGPITKDVTDAALLLGVIAGHDPRDSTSANVPVPDYLKALRKKDLKRLKVGVPVEYFADGLDPEVEQAVRAAIEGLRELGADIREIKLPTTDAAVATYYVIATAEASSNLARYDGVKYGLRARESKDLLDLYLKTRAEGFGPEVKRRIMLGTYVLSAGYYDAYYGKAQAVRTLIRREFEAAFQTVDLIVTPVTPTTAFKFGEKSQDPLQMYLSDIYTISANLAGLPAIALPCGFSKAGLPIGLQLIGRPFEEETLLRGAHAYEQATNWRMKRPQIR from the coding sequence ATGTCCTTGATGTCGATCCACAAGCTCACGTTGGCGGAGTTGCAGCGGAAGTTTACGGCCGGGGATGTGACGGCGGCGGAGATCGTCCGCGCCTACTTCCTGCGGGTGACGCAGGTCGAACCGAAGGTGAAGGCCTACCTCACGCAATGCAGGGAGGCGGCCGTTGCGCAGGCGGAGCGCCTCGATCAGGCGCTGAAGGGCTGGCGCAAGACGACGCCGATGATGGCCATGCCGCTCGCAGTCAAGGACAATATCTGTACCGAAGGCGTGCGCACGACCTGTGCTTCCCGCATGCTGGAGACATTCGTGCCGCCCTATGATGCGACCGTCGTCGCCAAATTACGCGCGCAAAGTTATCTCTTGGTCGGCAAGACGAATCTGGACGAATTTGCGATGGGGTCCTCCACCGAGAATTCCGCCTTCGGCGCCAGCTGCAATCCCTGGAACGTCCGCGCCGTCCCGGGAGGGTCGAGCGGCGGATCGGCGGCGGCGGTGGCGGCGGATGAATGTGTCGCGGCCTTGGGGTCGGATACCGGTGGCTCCATTCGCCAGCCGGCGGCATTCTGTGGGGTGGTGGGCTTGAAGCCGACCTACGGCCGTGTCTCTCGTTATGGACTGGTGGCCTTCGCCTCGTCGTTGGACCAAATCGGTCCGATCACGAAGGATGTGACCGATGCCGCACTGTTGTTGGGCGTCATTGCAGGCCATGATCCTCGCGATTCGACCTCGGCGAACGTACCGGTTCCGGATTACCTCAAGGCGCTCAGGAAGAAAGATCTGAAGCGGCTCAAGGTCGGCGTGCCGGTCGAATATTTCGCCGACGGCCTCGATCCGGAAGTGGAGCAGGCGGTCCGCGCGGCGATCGAGGGCCTGCGGGAACTCGGCGCCGACATTCGCGAAATCAAGTTGCCGACCACCGACGCGGCCGTGGCTACCTATTATGTCATCGCCACTGCCGAGGCCAGCTCAAACTTGGCCCGGTATGATGGAGTGAAGTACGGGTTGCGGGCGAGGGAGAGTAAGGATCTCCTGGACTTGTACCTCAAGACCAGAGCGGAAGGATTCGGCCCGGAAGTCAAACGTCGGATCATGCTGGGCACCTATGTGCTCAGCGCCGGTTACTATGACGCCTACTATGGGAAGGCCCAGGCGGTGCGGACCTTGATCCGCCGGGAATTCGAGGCGGCGTTTCAGACCGTGGATCTGATCGTGACACCGGTGACTCCGACCACCGCGTTCAAGTTCGGTGAAAAATCCCAGGATCCGTTGCAGATGTATCTGTCCGACATCTACACCATCTCCGCCAATCTGGCTGGGCTTCCGGCCATCGCGCTTCCCTGCGGATTCAGCAAGGCGGGGTTGCCGATCGGCCTGCAGTTGATCGGTCGGCCGTTCGAAGAAGAAACGCTGCTGCGCGGGGCGCATGCCTACGAGCAGGCGACCAATTGGCGCATGAAGAGGCCGCAGATTCGGTGA
- a CDS encoding Glycogen synthase, ADP-glucose transglucosylase, translating into MTPTQDPRPLKMCLVSSEVVPYAKTGGLADVVGALAVEFAKLGHDVYVILPCYRQVLSGGYELTDYGRLPVPTAHGMIEAGIQEVVWPSVQTAGSGRLRVFVVRHDPFFARPGLYQEAGLDYPDNLDRFVFFCRAVMELLVHFGEQDRWHADLLHLHDWQTALCAVYLRSLYQGRASLKTIRSVLTIHNLGYQGLFPAESFSLTGLPAHLFAPTALEFYGSVNLLKGGLVFADLLTTVSPTYSEEIQTAEYGFGLDGVLRERNHVLHGIVNGIDADIWNPAKDVYVPAHYSLSDMSGKAQCKKALQQELGLRRQKAPLLGVIARLTTQKGIDLVIDIIPELMELNVQMAILGTGEASYEHQVRKLADEYPGKIAFRNVFDEGLAHRIEAGADIFVMPSRYEPCGLSQLYSLRYGTVPVVRNTGGLADTVVNYTPCAFKESQATGFSFADTSATSLLTCLLLALCVYRKKADWQRIVKAGMEQDLSWTRSAAIYGQLFQDLVRAGTEGARGATVPVR; encoded by the coding sequence ATGACACCGACTCAGGATCCGCGCCCGCTCAAGATGTGCCTGGTGTCGTCGGAGGTCGTGCCCTATGCGAAAACGGGTGGGCTCGCCGATGTCGTCGGTGCACTGGCTGTTGAATTCGCCAAGCTGGGACACGATGTCTACGTCATTCTTCCCTGTTATAGGCAGGTTCTTTCAGGTGGCTATGAACTGACGGACTATGGTCGGTTGCCGGTTCCCACCGCTCACGGGATGATTGAGGCCGGTATTCAGGAGGTCGTCTGGCCTTCCGTCCAGACGGCGGGTTCTGGTCGCCTGCGAGTGTTCGTCGTACGCCATGACCCATTTTTTGCTCGGCCTGGGCTATATCAAGAGGCCGGTCTGGACTATCCCGACAATCTCGACCGGTTCGTATTTTTTTGCCGAGCCGTGATGGAATTATTGGTACATTTCGGCGAGCAGGACCGGTGGCACGCCGATCTTCTTCATCTGCACGACTGGCAAACGGCTTTGTGCGCCGTGTATTTGCGATCGCTCTATCAAGGGCGAGCGTCGCTCAAAACCATCCGAAGCGTCTTGACCATTCACAACCTCGGGTACCAGGGATTGTTCCCAGCGGAGAGTTTTTCCCTCACGGGATTGCCTGCACACTTGTTCGCGCCTACCGCGCTCGAATTTTATGGTTCCGTCAATCTATTGAAGGGCGGTCTTGTCTTCGCCGATCTTTTAACCACCGTGAGTCCGACCTATAGTGAGGAGATCCAAACCGCTGAGTATGGGTTTGGTCTTGACGGCGTCTTGCGCGAGCGCAACCACGTGCTTCACGGCATCGTGAACGGCATTGATGCGGATATCTGGAATCCTGCCAAGGATGTCTATGTGCCTGCTCACTACTCTCTTTCGGACATGTCCGGTAAGGCTCAGTGCAAGAAAGCCCTTCAGCAGGAACTGGGGCTGCGCCGACAGAAGGCTCCACTGCTGGGAGTCATAGCACGCCTGACCACTCAAAAGGGTATCGATCTCGTGATCGATATTATTCCGGAGCTGATGGAGCTGAATGTGCAGATGGCCATTCTGGGGACGGGTGAGGCGTCCTATGAGCATCAGGTACGTAAGTTGGCGGACGAGTATCCTGGAAAAATCGCGTTCCGCAATGTGTTCGATGAAGGATTGGCCCATCGTATCGAGGCCGGGGCGGATATCTTTGTCATGCCGTCTCGCTATGAACCCTGTGGACTCAGTCAACTGTATAGTTTGCGTTATGGAACAGTTCCCGTCGTGAGAAATACCGGAGGATTGGCCGATACCGTTGTCAACTATACGCCCTGTGCCTTCAAGGAATCACAGGCCACCGGTTTTAGCTTTGCCGATACCAGTGCGACGTCACTGCTGACCTGTCTACTATTAGCACTGTGTGTGTATCGGAAGAAGGCGGACTGGCAGCGCATCGTCAAGGCCGGGATGGAACAGGATCTTTCCTGGACACGTTCCGCCGCGATCTACGGACAATTATTCCAAGATTTGGTTCGTGCAGGAACCGAAGGTGCGAGGGGCGCGACCGTCCCTGTGAGATGA
- a CDS encoding aspartyl-tRNA(Asn)/glutamyl-tRNA(Gln) amidotransferase subunit C: MEITKQEVERVAKLARLALSEAETEAFGQQLNQIVAYVQKLKTFSTEDVEPTATVLGQTNVFRPDETQTSLSPDQALANAPDAEEHCFRVPKIIQES; the protein is encoded by the coding sequence ATGGAGATCACGAAACAGGAAGTCGAGAGGGTGGCGAAGCTGGCGCGGTTGGCCTTGAGCGAGGCCGAGACGGAGGCCTTCGGCCAGCAGTTGAATCAGATCGTGGCCTATGTGCAGAAGCTCAAGACGTTTTCCACCGAGGATGTGGAACCGACGGCGACCGTGTTGGGGCAGACCAACGTGTTTCGTCCGGACGAAACCCAGACGTCCCTCTCCCCCGACCAAGCATTGGCGAACGCTCCCGATGCGGAGGAGCATTGTTTCCGGGTGCCGAAGATTATTCAGGAATCGTAA
- a CDS encoding Aspartate 1-decarboxylase, whose amino-acid sequence MFRQMLRAKIHRATVTEACLEYEGSLTVDEDLLDAAGILPYEAIVCSNLNNGERFMTYAMKGKRGRGEIVLNGPTARKAAVGDQIIIFCYEYYSDEEIKRHKPKIIQVDAKNRIARKVAKV is encoded by the coding sequence ATGTTTCGACAAATGTTGCGGGCGAAGATCCATCGGGCCACGGTGACGGAGGCCTGTCTGGAATATGAGGGCAGTCTCACCGTGGACGAAGACCTCCTGGACGCGGCGGGTATCTTGCCCTATGAAGCCATCGTCTGTTCCAATCTCAATAACGGCGAACGGTTCATGACCTATGCGATGAAGGGGAAACGGGGGCGCGGCGAGATCGTCCTGAACGGTCCGACCGCCCGCAAGGCGGCGGTGGGCGATCAGATCATCATCTTCTGTTACGAATATTATAGCGACGAGGAAATCAAACGGCACAAGCCGAAGATCATCCAGGTCGATGCGAAAAACCGGATCGCCCGGAAGGTTGCGAAAGTCTGA